From Verrucomicrobiota bacterium, the proteins below share one genomic window:
- a CDS encoding nucleoside-diphosphate sugar epimerase/dehydratase: MPPQKNISELFRNLRVVLLAIAYAFFFAMSLWLAYDLRFDFLVPEQAQVERLVALSFVIPLKLVCLWLFGQFRGLLSFFRIPDLSRLFFGLLLASTVLLIVRVLEPTGLQVIPRGVLLADFLLSLILLVGFRMGLRVAREKFNQKSGGRRKKTERIGVIGAGSTGATLAAEFLAKPHLGVNPVVFFDDDPGKVGRDIHGIPIVPIPESFEGATDRFVITTVAIAIPSLNGRRVREILESARAARLETTIIPSLHELSTGRVKIEEMRNIEVEDLLGRESVLVANDSIRDFVKERVVLVTGAGGSIGSEIVRQVASFNPARILLLDHSELAVFSIEQEMRENESGASVTALVADICEPLTMRKILKRYRPAIIFHAAAYKHVPLMETQPWEAVANNAVGTLRIGSLAREFGVERFVLVSTDKAINPTSVMGASKRLAEMAVQSLQESSACAADATGRSGTKFCSVRFGNVLGSSGSVIPTFRRQIERGGPVTVTHPDVTRYFMTIPEAVGLVLQAAAIGEGGEIFLLDMGKPVKIIDLARQMIQLSGFEPDTEIEIEITGLRPGEKLFEELNYETENSEETVHPRIRALRTNLGAGAEFEEWMVTLEQDLLSLSESEVKDRIRERVTEYTPFVE, translated from the coding sequence ATGCCGCCACAAAAGAACATTAGTGAGCTTTTCCGTAACTTACGGGTAGTTCTCCTTGCGATTGCTTACGCGTTTTTTTTCGCGATGAGCCTGTGGCTCGCCTACGATCTCCGTTTTGATTTTCTCGTTCCGGAACAGGCACAGGTCGAGCGCCTAGTCGCGCTTTCCTTCGTCATCCCACTGAAGCTGGTTTGTCTCTGGCTGTTTGGGCAGTTTCGAGGGCTACTTTCATTCTTCCGGATTCCTGACCTCAGCCGCCTTTTCTTTGGACTGTTACTTGCCAGCACGGTTCTGTTGATTGTGCGTGTTCTTGAGCCGACTGGTCTTCAAGTGATTCCACGTGGAGTGCTTCTTGCCGATTTTCTTCTTTCTCTGATTCTTCTGGTTGGCTTCCGCATGGGGTTGCGAGTCGCTCGGGAAAAGTTCAATCAGAAATCGGGAGGAAGAAGGAAGAAAACAGAGAGGATCGGGGTGATTGGAGCAGGATCAACCGGGGCTACCCTTGCGGCGGAGTTTTTGGCCAAACCGCATCTTGGTGTGAATCCAGTAGTCTTTTTTGACGATGATCCGGGTAAAGTCGGAAGAGACATTCATGGTATACCGATCGTCCCTATTCCCGAGAGTTTCGAAGGAGCAACTGATCGGTTTGTCATCACTACAGTTGCAATAGCGATTCCCTCACTCAACGGACGGCGCGTTCGCGAGATTCTGGAATCCGCACGGGCTGCTCGCCTCGAAACTACGATTATTCCCAGCTTGCACGAGCTTTCCACGGGGAGAGTTAAGATTGAGGAGATGCGAAACATTGAGGTCGAAGACCTTTTAGGGCGTGAATCGGTTCTTGTGGCCAACGATTCGATCCGGGACTTCGTTAAAGAGAGAGTAGTTCTCGTCACTGGTGCAGGCGGGAGCATTGGGAGCGAGATCGTTCGGCAAGTAGCCTCGTTTAATCCTGCTCGGATCTTGCTCCTTGATCACTCAGAATTAGCGGTTTTTTCCATTGAACAGGAAATGAGAGAAAATGAGTCGGGTGCCTCTGTGACCGCTTTGGTGGCTGATATTTGCGAACCGCTTACGATGAGGAAAATCCTGAAGCGCTACCGACCTGCGATCATTTTTCATGCGGCAGCCTACAAACATGTTCCGTTGATGGAAACCCAACCATGGGAGGCCGTGGCTAACAATGCAGTTGGAACTTTGAGAATAGGAAGTTTGGCCCGTGAGTTTGGTGTGGAGAGGTTTGTTTTGGTTTCAACCGATAAGGCGATTAACCCTACTAGCGTCATGGGGGCCTCTAAGCGATTAGCGGAAATGGCGGTGCAGAGTTTACAGGAGTCATCGGCTTGTGCAGCCGATGCTACTGGAAGAAGTGGGACCAAGTTCTGCTCGGTTCGGTTTGGGAATGTTCTGGGATCTTCCGGGAGCGTGATCCCTACCTTTCGACGGCAAATCGAACGGGGTGGGCCGGTTACGGTGACTCATCCGGACGTGACCCGCTATTTTATGACGATTCCTGAAGCGGTGGGGCTGGTTCTTCAGGCGGCGGCAATTGGCGAAGGAGGCGAGATTTTCCTTCTCGATATGGGCAAGCCGGTAAAGATCATCGATCTGGCCCGGCAGATGATTCAACTGAGTGGATTCGAGCCTGACACCGAGATCGAAATTGAAATCACTGGGCTACGGCCTGGAGAGAAACTCTTCGAGGAGTTAAATTACGAGACCGAGAATTCAGAAGAGACCGTGCATCCAAGGATCCGTGCCCTACGAACAAATCTCGGGGCTGGGGCCGAATTTGAGGAATGGATGGTAACCTTGGAGCAGGATCTCCTCTCCCTCTCCGAGTCCGAAGTGAAGGACAGGATTCGTGAGAGGGTAACTGAGTATACACCGTTTGTGGAGTAG